From Luteococcus japonicus, one genomic window encodes:
- a CDS encoding sodium-dependent transporter, which produces MASTTPTPAPPSGAAQPREQWQSQMGFILAAVGSAIGLGNIWRFPGVAYTNGGGAFLIPYLVALLTAGVVYLLFDWALGHRYRGSAPAIFRRIHPKFEPLGWFQVGLCFLIITYYAVIVAWSVRYMGYSLNRAWGDDPAGFFTKDFLHLLPSTQAHVTGDVVPGVMWPLVLVWLFVTLIMAMGVSGGLERLNKVFLPLLVVMFVGMVVRAVTLPGAVDGLNSFFTPDWEALADPHVWIQAYAQIFFSLSVMFGIMITYASYLPRRANLAPTSFVVAFSNSSFEILAGIGVFSTLGYMASKQGIAVSELEGITGPILSFVTFPQVISMMPGGHFFGMLFFGSLSLAGITSLVSLIQVVTAAVQEKFGMGVRASSVVVGLVSAALSIGLYSTSNGLNMLDVVDNFVNNIGIVSSAILTVFLLTFVVRRLPELHHHLSEHSAKPLRGWWRLFAGYITPIMLTVMLVFALVDLVQNGYGDYPSWFVLAFGWGALALLVIGSVLLSLLPWRTSVDHFVPARLEGVEPRPYHHHIDPREVQEASR; this is translated from the coding sequence GTGGCCTCAACGACCCCCACCCCAGCACCGCCCTCCGGGGCGGCCCAACCCCGGGAGCAGTGGCAGTCCCAGATGGGCTTCATCCTCGCCGCCGTCGGCTCCGCCATCGGCCTGGGCAACATCTGGCGCTTCCCGGGCGTCGCCTACACCAATGGTGGCGGCGCCTTCCTGATCCCCTACCTGGTGGCCCTGCTCACCGCCGGTGTGGTCTACCTGCTCTTCGACTGGGCCCTGGGCCACCGCTACCGCGGCTCGGCGCCGGCGATCTTTCGTCGCATCCACCCGAAGTTCGAGCCGCTGGGCTGGTTCCAGGTGGGCCTGTGCTTCCTGATCATCACCTACTACGCCGTGATCGTGGCCTGGTCCGTGCGCTACATGGGCTACTCGCTCAACCGTGCCTGGGGCGATGACCCGGCCGGCTTCTTCACCAAGGACTTCCTGCACCTGCTGCCCTCGACCCAGGCGCACGTCACCGGTGACGTGGTGCCGGGCGTGATGTGGCCGCTGGTCCTGGTCTGGCTCTTCGTCACCCTGATCATGGCGATGGGTGTCTCCGGTGGCCTGGAGCGGCTCAACAAGGTCTTCCTGCCGTTGCTGGTCGTGATGTTCGTCGGCATGGTGGTGCGCGCCGTCACCCTGCCGGGTGCCGTCGACGGACTCAACTCCTTCTTCACCCCGGACTGGGAAGCCCTCGCGGACCCGCACGTGTGGATCCAGGCCTATGCCCAGATCTTCTTCTCCCTCTCGGTCATGTTCGGCATCATGATCACCTACGCCTCCTACCTCCCGCGACGCGCCAACCTGGCTCCCACCAGCTTCGTCGTCGCCTTCTCCAACTCCTCCTTCGAGATCCTGGCCGGAATCGGCGTCTTCTCGACGCTGGGCTACATGGCCTCCAAGCAGGGGATTGCCGTCTCCGAGCTGGAGGGGATCACCGGCCCGATCCTCAGCTTCGTGACCTTCCCCCAGGTGATCTCGATGATGCCCGGTGGCCACTTCTTCGGGATGCTCTTCTTCGGTTCGCTGTCGCTGGCCGGCATCACGTCGCTGGTCTCGCTGATCCAGGTGGTCACCGCGGCGGTTCAGGAGAAGTTCGGGATGGGCGTGCGCGCCAGCTCCGTGGTGGTCGGCCTGGTCTCGGCCGCGCTGTCCATCGGGCTCTACAGCACGTCGAACGGGCTCAACATGCTCGACGTCGTCGACAACTTCGTGAACAACATCGGCATCGTGAGCTCCGCCATCCTGACGGTCTTCCTGCTCACCTTCGTCGTGCGACGCCTGCCGGAACTGCACCACCACCTCAGCGAGCACTCGGCCAAGCCGTTGCGCGGCTGGTGGCGCCTCTTCGCCGGATACATCACGCCGATCATGCTCACCGTGATGCTGGTCTTCGCCCTGGTGGACCTGGTCCAGAACGGCTACGGCGACTACCCGTCGTGGTTCGTGCTGGCCTTCGGCTGGGGCGCGCTCGCGCTGCTGGTCATCGGGTCCGTACTGCTCTCGCTGCTGCCATGGCGCACCAGCGTCGACCACTTCGTGCCCGCGCGGCTGGAGGGCGTCGAGCCCAGGCCCTACCACCACCACATCGATCCCCGCGAAGTCCAGGAGGCCTCCCGATGA
- a CDS encoding alpha/beta fold hydrolase: MGEFWHRTDGGIRLWCRTEGPEVAPSTVVLTHGYAQASGCWHAQLDFLVAQGLRVLVWDLRGHGRSQRPDDAASCTIDRIADDLAELVKAHCPGPVVLVGHSMGGMALMALAERHPDLVRERVAGVGFVATSATGEGLGFLGVRRAAHLVQTLALPVFGAFARHQETMLRLRRIGLPLEAPVMWASCCGLGTSWEDLRLTGQMGADAGFATMTAFLPALSSHRRTRALAAYRGLPSLVLSGSWDLIVPPEASDAIAEELPSCRRVVVPRAGHNVMMAGPEQVGEELRRLATSANRA; the protein is encoded by the coding sequence ATGGGTGAGTTCTGGCACAGGACCGACGGCGGGATCCGGCTGTGGTGTCGGACCGAGGGGCCGGAGGTGGCGCCATCGACGGTGGTCCTCACCCACGGCTATGCGCAGGCCAGCGGTTGCTGGCACGCCCAATTGGACTTCCTCGTGGCTCAGGGACTGCGCGTACTGGTCTGGGACCTGCGGGGGCATGGACGCTCCCAGCGGCCCGATGACGCGGCCAGTTGCACCATCGACCGGATTGCCGACGACCTCGCCGAGCTGGTGAAGGCCCACTGCCCGGGGCCGGTGGTGCTGGTGGGGCACTCGATGGGCGGGATGGCGCTGATGGCCCTGGCAGAGCGGCACCCGGACCTGGTGCGGGAGCGTGTGGCGGGCGTCGGCTTCGTCGCAACCTCCGCGACGGGGGAGGGCCTTGGTTTCCTGGGTGTTCGTCGCGCCGCGCACCTGGTGCAGACGCTCGCCTTGCCCGTCTTCGGAGCCTTCGCCCGGCATCAGGAGACGATGCTGCGGCTGCGCCGGATCGGCCTGCCGCTGGAGGCACCGGTGATGTGGGCCAGTTGCTGCGGTCTGGGGACCAGCTGGGAGGACCTGCGGCTGACCGGTCAGATGGGTGCCGACGCGGGCTTCGCGACGATGACAGCCTTCCTGCCGGCGCTGTCCAGCCACCGTCGGACACGGGCCCTGGCGGCCTATCGCGGGCTCCCGAGCCTGGTGCTCAGCGGCAGCTGGGACCTGATCGTCCCGCCCGAGGCATCGGATGCCATCGCCGAGGAGCTTCCCAGTTGCCGACGGGTGGTCGTGCCCCGGGCCGGCCACAACGTGATGATGGCCGGCCCGGAACAGGTGGGGGAGGAGTTGCGTCGGTTGGCTACTTCTGCGAACCGCGCATGA
- a CDS encoding LOG family protein, with translation MTPVEHEIDTLEAFDAHLARGLHLDRCVVQSVDLTERAELLKRTSVDGAIFLGCILRPGLDESLRSRGALVFPRLPELPFNPYRPRLYEAPDLFDAVITGQDYTASHDALIYAWHRAQGNQPSLGATLAMSLHDHSMSESLDDWSRTRPDAMTIGIMGGHAAARGTGTFREAATLAGELTRGGRLVMTGGGPGAMEAANLGAYLAGQPEALDDAIAVLAAAADFRSDLTAWARAMLEVRRRWEPSGESAGIPTWFYGHEPPNGFATVIAKYFSNAIREDTLLQRCRGGIVYLQGAAGTVQEIFQAATGNYYSPEGAPTTPMVLVGKDYWTGRLPAWPLLEALGRDRAMGTRLHLVDHVAEAAGVLLA, from the coding sequence ATGACGCCCGTGGAGCACGAGATCGACACGCTGGAGGCCTTCGACGCGCATCTAGCGCGAGGCCTGCACCTGGACCGGTGCGTGGTGCAGTCGGTGGACCTCACAGAGCGCGCCGAGCTGCTCAAGCGCACCTCGGTGGACGGCGCCATCTTCCTGGGCTGCATCCTGCGCCCCGGGCTCGACGAGTCCCTGCGCAGCCGCGGCGCTCTGGTCTTCCCGCGGCTGCCGGAGCTGCCCTTCAATCCCTACCGTCCCCGGCTGTACGAGGCACCCGACCTGTTCGATGCCGTGATCACCGGTCAGGACTACACCGCAAGCCACGACGCACTGATCTACGCCTGGCATCGCGCGCAGGGCAACCAGCCCAGCCTCGGCGCCACCCTGGCGATGAGCCTGCACGACCACTCGATGAGCGAGTCCCTCGACGACTGGTCCCGCACCCGGCCCGACGCGATGACGATCGGCATCATGGGGGGCCATGCCGCGGCCCGTGGCACCGGCACCTTCCGCGAGGCCGCGACCTTGGCCGGGGAGCTGACCCGAGGCGGCCGACTGGTGATGACCGGCGGTGGCCCGGGCGCCATGGAGGCAGCCAACCTGGGCGCCTATCTGGCGGGGCAGCCGGAGGCGCTCGACGACGCCATCGCGGTCCTGGCGGCCGCGGCCGACTTCCGCTCAGACCTCACCGCCTGGGCACGGGCCATGCTGGAGGTCCGCAGACGTTGGGAGCCGTCAGGAGAGTCGGCCGGGATTCCCACCTGGTTCTATGGCCACGAGCCGCCCAATGGCTTCGCGACCGTGATCGCCAAGTACTTCTCCAATGCGATCCGCGAGGACACCCTGTTGCAGCGGTGCCGGGGCGGGATCGTCTACCTGCAGGGTGCCGCCGGCACGGTGCAGGAGATCTTCCAGGCCGCCACCGGCAACTACTACTCCCCGGAGGGCGCCCCGACCACGCCGATGGTGCTGGTCGGCAAGGACTACTGGACCGGCCGGCTGCCCGCCTGGCCCCTCCTGGAGGCGCTGGGACGGGACCGGGCGATGGGCACCCGCCTGCACCTGGTGGACCACGTCGCCGAGGCGGCGGGGGTGCTGCTGGCCTGA
- a CDS encoding carbohydrate ABC transporter permease: MSTIAPDTPDMTAERGRRRIEPAYLAMLIPAFLLFTGLLMVPFLTGLFYTFTNFKGYGDWHMIGLSNYISLFRDNIIWESYLFTFKYAIAATILINIIALALALLLNEKIKGQTFWRGLFFLPNILPVLIVSYIFGYLFTNNLPLIGEKLGIEVLSTSLLANEKYAWVAIVFVGVWQAVAYNTIIYLSGLQTIDSSVYEASSIDGASGWKNLLHITLPLIIPFMGINMVLSFKGSLGVFDQVVALTGGGPGTSTQSISYLIFKNGFQGGEYAYQTANGIIYFLIVVFLSLAQLRFFQSQERL, from the coding sequence ATGTCCACCATCGCACCCGACACCCCGGACATGACCGCCGAGCGCGGCCGTCGCCGGATCGAACCCGCCTATCTGGCGATGCTGATCCCCGCCTTCCTGCTCTTCACCGGCCTGCTCATGGTGCCCTTCCTGACCGGCCTGTTCTACACCTTCACCAATTTCAAGGGCTACGGCGACTGGCACATGATCGGGCTGAGCAACTACATCAGCCTGTTCAGGGACAACATCATCTGGGAGTCCTACCTGTTCACCTTCAAGTACGCCATCGCCGCGACGATCCTGATCAACATCATCGCCCTGGCGTTGGCTCTGCTGCTCAACGAGAAGATCAAGGGGCAGACCTTCTGGCGTGGCCTGTTCTTCCTGCCGAACATCCTGCCCGTGCTGATCGTCAGCTACATCTTCGGCTACTTGTTCACCAACAACCTGCCGTTGATCGGCGAGAAGCTCGGCATCGAGGTGCTGTCCACCTCCCTGCTGGCCAACGAGAAGTACGCCTGGGTGGCGATCGTCTTCGTCGGCGTCTGGCAGGCCGTCGCCTACAACACGATCATCTACCTGTCCGGCCTGCAGACCATCGACAGCTCCGTCTACGAGGCCTCCTCCATCGACGGTGCCAGCGGCTGGAAGAACCTCCTGCACATCACGCTGCCACTGATCATCCCCTTCATGGGCATCAACATGGTGCTCAGCTTCAAGGGCTCGCTCGGTGTCTTCGACCAGGTCGTCGCCCTGACCGGCGGCGGACCGGGCACCAGCACCCAGTCCATCTCCTACCTCATCTTCAAGAACGGCTTCCAGGGCGGCGAGTACGCCTACCAGACGGCCAACGGCATCATCTACTTCCTGATCGTCGTCTTCCTGTCACTCGCCCAGCTGCGCTTCTTCCAGTCCCAGGAAAGGCTCTGA
- the gdhA gene encoding NADP-specific glutamate dehydrogenase yields MADLDLVYETVVKRNPGEVEFHQAVKEVLDSLSPVLKRNPQYTEANVLERMCEPERQIIFRVPWMDDKGKVQINRGFRVEYNSALGPYKGGLRFHPSVYLGIIKFLGFEQVFKNSLTGMPIGGGKGGSDFDPRGKSDAEVMRFCQSFMTELYRHLGEYTDVPAGDIGVGGREIGYLFGQYKRITNRYEAGVLTGKGLTWGGSLVRTEATGYGTVLFANRMMESKGASFDGQRVSVSGGGNVAIYAIEKAQQLGALVHSFSDSSGYVYDPAGIDLELLKQVKEVERGRAADYVSRRSGAELRTEGSVWDIPTDVALPCATQNELPVESAKELVKNGVKVVAEGANMPTTPEGIEIFRGAGVAYAPGKAANAGGVATSALEMQQNASRDSWSFEYTEERLASIMENIHDDCVHTAEEYGAPGDYVLGANIAGFVKVADAMIAMGLV; encoded by the coding sequence GTGGCTGATCTGGACCTCGTCTACGAAACCGTCGTCAAGCGCAATCCCGGTGAGGTGGAATTCCACCAGGCCGTCAAGGAGGTGCTCGACAGTCTGAGCCCCGTCCTCAAGCGCAACCCGCAGTACACCGAGGCCAATGTGCTCGAGCGCATGTGCGAGCCGGAGCGCCAGATCATCTTCCGCGTGCCGTGGATGGACGACAAGGGCAAGGTGCAGATCAACCGCGGTTTCCGCGTCGAGTACAACTCGGCCCTCGGCCCGTACAAGGGCGGCCTGCGCTTCCACCCCAGCGTCTACCTGGGCATCATCAAGTTCCTGGGCTTCGAGCAGGTCTTCAAGAACTCGCTGACCGGCATGCCCATCGGTGGCGGCAAGGGCGGCTCTGACTTCGACCCGCGCGGCAAGTCCGATGCCGAGGTGATGCGCTTCTGCCAGTCCTTCATGACCGAGCTGTACCGCCACCTGGGCGAGTACACCGACGTGCCCGCCGGTGACATCGGCGTCGGCGGCCGCGAGATCGGCTACCTGTTCGGCCAGTACAAGCGCATCACCAACCGCTACGAGGCGGGCGTGCTCACCGGCAAGGGCCTCACCTGGGGTGGTTCCCTGGTGCGCACCGAGGCAACCGGCTACGGCACCGTGCTGTTCGCCAACCGGATGATGGAGAGCAAGGGCGCCAGCTTCGACGGCCAGCGTGTCTCCGTCTCGGGTGGCGGCAATGTGGCCATCTACGCCATCGAGAAGGCCCAGCAGCTGGGTGCCCTGGTGCACTCCTTCAGCGACTCCTCGGGCTATGTCTACGACCCGGCCGGCATCGACCTCGAGCTGCTCAAGCAGGTCAAGGAGGTGGAGCGCGGGCGCGCCGCGGACTACGTCTCGCGTCGTTCCGGCGCCGAGCTGCGCACCGAGGGTTCCGTCTGGGACATCCCCACCGACGTCGCGCTGCCCTGCGCCACCCAGAACGAGCTCCCCGTCGAGTCCGCCAAGGAACTGGTGAAGAACGGTGTCAAGGTGGTGGCCGAGGGCGCCAACATGCCCACCACCCCCGAGGGCATCGAGATCTTCCGCGGTGCCGGCGTCGCCTACGCCCCTGGCAAGGCGGCCAATGCCGGTGGCGTGGCCACCTCCGCGCTGGAGATGCAGCAGAACGCCTCGCGTGACTCCTGGAGCTTCGAGTACACCGAGGAGCGTCTGGCCAGCATCATGGAGAACATCCACGACGACTGCGTCCATACCGCCGAGGAGTACGGCGCCCCCGGCGACTACGTCCTGGGCGCCAACATCGCCGGCTTCGTCAAGGTTGCCGACGCGATGATCGCGATGGGTCTGGTCTGA
- a CDS encoding methionine/alanine import family NSS transporter small subunit: MTATALLMLILSLTLVWGGLVLAIVNLRRNPAVYADDDPAD, encoded by the coding sequence ATGACTGCCACCGCCCTGCTGATGCTCATCCTCTCCCTGACCCTGGTCTGGGGAGGGCTCGTGCTGGCCATCGTGAACCTGCGGCGCAACCCCGCCGTCTACGCCGACGACGACCCGGCGGACTGA
- a CDS encoding ATP-binding protein, translating into MFYLPRTIDLELDELMPGAPAIALDGPKGVGKTGTAERRASQVWTLDDPAQSQRLEADFGLTGIAPQGTVLLDEWQRLPQVWDSVRRSVDGGAAPGRFLLTGSATPVSARGTHSGAARILSLRMRPMALHERGVMEPTVSLARLLEGTAGSLGGQTELALTDYASAIIGSGFPGALELAPRLRRAFLDAYLARVIDRDLPELGRDVRRPETLRRWLRAYAAASSTTTAYSRLLDSTTAGDGDQPSKMTTMAYREHLSQLFLLEPVPGWLPSQSAMSQLRQSPKHQLADPALAARLLGLGETSLMAPRGAAMLGPLFESLVTLGVRVMAQAAEATVSHLRTKAGEHAVDLIVEADDGRVLAIEVKLAASVEDSDVRHLLWLRDRMPEQVVDLVVVTTGAHAYRRSDGVAVVPLALLGA; encoded by the coding sequence ATGTTTTACCTGCCTCGAACCATTGACCTGGAGCTTGACGAGCTGATGCCCGGGGCGCCGGCAATCGCGCTGGATGGTCCCAAGGGCGTCGGGAAGACCGGCACGGCAGAGCGCCGGGCCTCGCAGGTGTGGACCCTGGACGATCCCGCGCAAAGCCAACGGCTCGAGGCGGACTTCGGCCTGACGGGAATTGCTCCCCAAGGAACAGTTCTCCTTGACGAATGGCAGCGCTTGCCACAGGTCTGGGATTCCGTGCGGCGCAGTGTGGACGGAGGAGCTGCGCCGGGGAGATTCCTGCTCACCGGTTCCGCGACTCCGGTGTCGGCTCGAGGGACACACAGTGGTGCCGCGAGGATCCTCTCGCTGAGAATGCGCCCGATGGCCCTGCACGAGCGTGGCGTCATGGAGCCGACCGTCTCGCTCGCCCGTCTGCTGGAGGGAACCGCTGGGTCGTTGGGTGGCCAGACGGAGTTGGCCCTGACTGACTATGCATCGGCCATCATCGGCAGTGGCTTCCCGGGAGCGCTGGAGCTCGCTCCGCGCCTGCGCCGAGCATTCCTCGACGCCTACCTGGCTCGTGTGATTGACCGGGACCTCCCAGAACTTGGGCGCGATGTGCGCCGACCAGAGACACTGCGTCGTTGGTTGCGGGCCTACGCAGCAGCGTCGTCAACCACCACTGCCTACTCGAGGTTGCTGGACTCGACGACGGCCGGAGACGGAGACCAGCCGTCCAAGATGACAACCATGGCCTACCGGGAGCACCTCTCGCAGCTCTTCCTGCTGGAGCCGGTGCCCGGGTGGTTGCCCAGTCAGAGCGCCATGAGCCAGCTGCGGCAATCGCCCAAGCACCAGTTGGCCGACCCCGCACTGGCGGCGCGCCTGCTCGGCTTGGGGGAGACAAGCCTGATGGCCCCGCGCGGCGCGGCGATGTTGGGCCCCCTGTTCGAGTCCTTGGTGACCTTGGGCGTTCGGGTGATGGCCCAGGCCGCCGAGGCGACTGTCAGCCACCTGCGCACCAAGGCGGGTGAGCACGCAGTCGACCTCATCGTTGAGGCAGATGACGGAAGAGTGCTCGCCATCGAGGTGAAGCTCGCGGCGTCGGTGGAGGACTCCGATGTCCGGCACCTGCTGTGGCTCCGTGACCGGATGCCGGAGCAGGTGGTGGACCTGGTGGTCGTGACCACTGGAGCCCATGCGTACCGACGAAGCGATGGCGTTGCCGTGGTGCCACTGGCCCTGCTGGGGGCCTGA
- a CDS encoding ABC transporter substrate-binding protein — translation MSSITRRGLVLGSLGAAGGLALGGCSSGSGGPMQLELFQFKSEAIKLFDKICEQFNAANPGTQVNQNFQADNITALRVRLVKDNFPDLITINGDYGYGSLAKTNVFYDFSKTSLMEAVQPGIGEILPTLGTGGEGQVNGLPFANNGSGVIYNVDVFDKAGVKPPTTWAEFVELCDELTAKKIDPFVWGFKDNWTGAPMFSSISAGHLTDGVAAWYAARAKGEHSFTDLLPVMEKMKKLAGYGNKNRYALGYNDANQAFAKGEAAMYLHGTYAIPAIRSYNKEINLGTFATPAEDAKDTKVVSGVDVALTMGVEPRHEAEQLAFIEHLMKPANLKAYCDEQVAFPTLKGMKATDPALQGLVPYFDRNQVSTYSDHNFPQAVTLNAYMQQFLIDGDAKKFASTLDEQWDKVVSRLQRTQ, via the coding sequence ATGTCATCCATCACACGCCGGGGTCTGGTCCTCGGCTCGCTGGGCGCCGCGGGAGGCCTTGCGCTCGGCGGCTGCTCGTCTGGTTCCGGCGGACCGATGCAACTCGAACTCTTCCAGTTCAAGTCCGAAGCCATCAAGCTCTTCGACAAGATCTGCGAACAGTTCAACGCGGCCAATCCCGGCACCCAGGTGAACCAGAACTTCCAGGCCGACAACATCACGGCCCTGCGCGTCCGCCTGGTCAAGGACAACTTCCCTGACCTGATCACCATCAACGGTGACTACGGCTACGGCTCGCTGGCGAAGACCAATGTCTTCTACGACTTCTCCAAGACCTCCCTGATGGAGGCCGTCCAGCCCGGCATCGGGGAGATCCTTCCCACCTTGGGCACCGGCGGCGAGGGCCAGGTCAACGGCCTGCCCTTCGCCAACAACGGCTCCGGCGTGATCTACAACGTCGACGTCTTCGACAAGGCCGGCGTGAAGCCGCCCACCACCTGGGCCGAGTTCGTCGAGCTGTGTGACGAGCTCACCGCCAAGAAGATCGACCCCTTCGTCTGGGGCTTCAAGGACAACTGGACCGGCGCCCCCATGTTCAGCTCCATCAGCGCAGGCCACCTGACCGACGGTGTCGCCGCCTGGTACGCGGCCCGAGCCAAGGGCGAGCACAGCTTCACCGACCTCCTGCCCGTCATGGAGAAGATGAAGAAGCTCGCCGGCTACGGCAACAAGAACAGGTACGCACTGGGCTACAACGACGCCAACCAGGCCTTCGCCAAGGGCGAGGCGGCCATGTACCTGCACGGCACCTACGCCATCCCCGCGATCCGCTCCTACAACAAGGAGATCAACCTGGGCACCTTCGCGACCCCGGCCGAGGATGCCAAGGACACCAAGGTGGTCTCCGGCGTCGATGTCGCCCTCACCATGGGCGTCGAGCCCCGTCACGAGGCGGAGCAGCTCGCCTTCATCGAGCACCTGATGAAGCCCGCGAACCTCAAGGCCTACTGCGACGAGCAGGTCGCCTTCCCCACGCTCAAGGGGATGAAGGCCACCGACCCGGCACTGCAGGGTCTGGTCCCCTACTTCGACAGGAACCAGGTGAGCACCTACTCGGACCACAACTTCCCACAGGCGGTCACGCTGAACGCCTATATGCAGCAGTTCCTGATCGACGGCGACGCCAAGAAGTTCGCCTCCACCCTCGACGAGCAGTGGGACAAGGTCGTCTCCCGCCTGCAGCGCACCCAGTAA
- a CDS encoding carbohydrate ABC transporter permease: MSEQAISQVSQTDVASLEPQAQPPIRRRRSKSGQGTNWIATIILALLALTILVPLWFALVTAFKTPTELAESGFGLPGRWSLDNFKQAWELTEFPKRFWTSLVITIGAVTLTLLTNSMVAYAIARNLDRKWVKALYYYFVIALFVPFPIIMLPVVRETALLHLDNEVGLILLYAVYGLAFNILLYTSYIKSVPMELEESASLEGASRWGIFWKIIFPLLTPMNATVGILTCLWAWNDFLLPLVILTDPDKQTLPLAQYVFQGQFNTNYTVAFASYLMAIAPMVLVYMIAQRWVISGIMRGSQK; the protein is encoded by the coding sequence ATGTCCGAACAAGCCATCTCCCAGGTCTCCCAGACAGACGTCGCAAGCCTGGAGCCGCAGGCGCAGCCGCCCATTCGTCGACGACGCAGCAAGTCCGGCCAGGGCACCAACTGGATCGCGACCATCATCCTGGCCCTGCTGGCGCTGACCATCCTCGTGCCCCTGTGGTTCGCGCTGGTCACCGCCTTCAAGACCCCCACCGAACTGGCGGAGTCGGGCTTCGGACTGCCCGGCAGGTGGAGCCTGGACAATTTCAAGCAGGCCTGGGAACTGACCGAATTCCCCAAGCGCTTCTGGACCTCCCTGGTCATCACCATCGGCGCGGTGACCCTGACCCTGCTGACCAACTCGATGGTGGCCTATGCCATTGCCCGCAACCTGGACCGCAAATGGGTCAAGGCCCTGTACTACTACTTCGTGATCGCGCTGTTCGTGCCCTTCCCCATCATCATGCTGCCGGTGGTGCGGGAGACGGCGCTGCTGCACCTGGACAACGAGGTGGGCCTGATCCTGCTGTACGCGGTCTATGGGCTGGCCTTCAACATCCTGCTCTACACCAGCTACATCAAGTCCGTGCCGATGGAGCTCGAGGAGTCAGCCTCCCTGGAGGGCGCCTCGCGCTGGGGGATCTTCTGGAAGATCATCTTCCCGCTGCTCACCCCGATGAACGCGACGGTGGGCATCCTCACCTGCCTGTGGGCGTGGAATGACTTCCTGCTGCCCCTGGTGATCCTGACGGATCCTGACAAGCAGACATTGCCGCTGGCGCAGTACGTCTTCCAGGGCCAGTTCAACACCAACTACACCGTGGCCTTCGCCTCCTACCTGATGGCGATCGCCCCGATGGTGCTGGTCTACATGATCGCCCAGCGCTGGGTGATCTCCGGGATCATGCGCGGTTCGCAGAAGTAG
- a CDS encoding response regulator, with amino-acid sequence MARILLVDDQQLLRRGLRLLLETEDGLEVAAEAADGHEALAVLRGTEVDVVLTDARMPGMDGVELVRQLAVLHPGLPAVVLTTFDDEDIITGAMAAGAAGFLLKDVSTTRLAEAIGEVASGGLVIDPRVARLALGRGAQRDDPLAVLTGTERLVAELVAER; translated from the coding sequence GTGGCCAGGATCCTGCTCGTCGACGACCAGCAGCTGCTGCGACGTGGGCTGCGCCTGTTGCTGGAGACCGAGGACGGTCTGGAGGTGGCCGCGGAGGCCGCCGACGGCCACGAGGCGCTGGCGGTGCTGCGGGGTACCGAGGTGGACGTGGTGCTCACCGACGCCAGGATGCCCGGGATGGACGGAGTGGAACTGGTCCGCCAGCTCGCGGTGCTGCACCCGGGGCTGCCCGCCGTCGTGCTGACCACCTTCGACGACGAGGACATCATCACCGGGGCCATGGCCGCCGGCGCCGCGGGCTTCCTGCTCAAGGACGTCTCCACCACACGCCTGGCGGAGGCCATCGGCGAGGTCGCCTCGGGCGGGCTCGTGATCGACCCACGGGTGGCCCGGCTGGCCCTGGGCCGAGGCGCCCAGCGCGACGATCCGCTGGCCGTACTCACCGGCACCGAGCGGCTGGTGGCCGAGCTGGTGGCCGAGAGATGA